Proteins from one Strix uralensis isolate ZFMK-TIS-50842 chromosome 14, bStrUra1, whole genome shotgun sequence genomic window:
- the TCERG1 gene encoding transcription elongation regulator 1 isoform X6 gives MAERGGGGGGAGAGGGEGEAAAERYGSELRMAQQQALRFRGPAPPPNAVMRGPPPLMRPPPPFGMMRGPPPPPRPPFGRPPFDPNMPPMPPPGGIPPPMGPPHLQRPPFMPPPMGSMPPPPGMMFPPGMPPVTAPGTPAMPPAEEIWVENKTPDGKVYFYNARTRESAWTKPDGVKVIQQSELTPMLAAQAQAQAQAQAQAVGASTPTTSSPASVASPSTSSSTQSSTTATTTTATSVSQTISSVLPGMAPPIVPMIHPQVAIAASPATLAGATAVSEWTEYKTADGKTYYYNNRTLESTWEKPQELKEKEKMEEKIKEPIKEPTEEPLPMETEEEEPKEEPIKELIKEEPKEEEMTEEEKAAQKAKPVATTPIPGTPWCVVWTGDERVFFYNPTTRLSMWDRPDDLIGRADVDKIIQEPPHKKGMEEGKKLIREEHESTEEANEDEPIKIKKRKKDDNKDIDSEKEAAMEAEIKAARERAIVPLEARMKQFKDMLLERGVSAFSTWEKELHKIVFDPRYLLLNPKERKQVFDQYVKTRAEEERKEKKNKIMQAKEDFKKMMEEAKINPRTTFSEFAAKHAKDSRFKAIEKMKDREALFNEFITAARKKEKEDSKTRGEKIKMDFFELLANHHLDSQSRWSKVKDKVETDPRYKAVDSSSQREDLFKQYIEKIAKNLDSEKEKELERQARIEASLREREREVQKARSEQTKEIDREREQHKREEAIQNFKALLSDMVRSSDVSWSDTRRTLRKDHRWESGSLLEREEKEKLFNEHIEALTKKKREHFRQLLDETSAITLTSTWKEVKKIIKEDPRCIKFSSSDRKKQREFEEYIRDKYITAKADFRTLLKETKFITYRSKKLIQESDQHLKDVEKILQNDKRYLVLDCVPEERRKLIVSYVDDLDRRGPPPPPTASEPTRRTTK, from the exons GCGACCACCTCCGCCTTTTGGTATGATGCGAGGTCCTCCTCCACCACCTCGCCCCCCTTTTGGACGTCCTCCCTTTGATCCAAACATGCCTCCGATGCCACCTCCAGGAGGGATCCCTCCACCAATGGGACCTCCGCATTTACAG AGACCACCATTTATGCCTCCTCCCATGGGTAGCATGCCACCACCTCCCGGTATGATGTTCCCTCCAGGAATGCCGCCTGTCACTGCCCCTGGAACACCAGCCATGCCCCCAGCTGAAGAAATCTGGGTAGAAAACAAAACTCCAGATGGCAAG GTCTATTTCTATAACGCGCGTACACGTGAGTCAGCGTGGACTAAGCCAGACGGGGTCAAAGTTATCCAGCAGTCGGAGCTGACGCCGATGCTGGCTGCCCAAGCCCAGGCCCAGGCACAAGCCCAGGCCCAAGCAGTAGGTGCCTCCACACCAACCACCAGTAGTCCTGCATCTGTGGCCTCTCCATCCACATCCTCGAGTACTCAGTCCTCCACAACCGCTACCACAACCACAGCCACTTCCGTTTCACAGACGATTTCCA gtGTCTTGCCAGGCATGGCCCCTCCCATTGTACCGATGATCCATCCTCAGGTCGCTATTGCCGCTTCACCTGCTACCTTGGCTGGAGCAACAGCAGTCTCTGAGTGGACAGAGTACAAAACAGCAGATGGAAAAACTTACTATTATAACAATAGGACTTTGGAGTCAACGTGGGAAAAACCccaagaactgaaagaaaaag aaaaaatggaagagaagattAAAGAGCCAATTAAAGAACCTACGGAGGAGCCTTTACCAATGGAGACAGAAGAAGAAGAGCCAAAAGAAGAACCTATAAAAGAACTTATAAAGGAG GAgccaaaagaggaagaaatgactgaagaagaaaaagcgGCTCAGAAGGCCAAGCCGGTTGCAACCACTCCTATTCCAGGGACCCCCTG GTGTGTGGTGTGGACTGGTGATGAGCGTGTGTTCTTCTACAACCCTACCACTCGACTTTCTATGTGGGACCGACCAGACGACCTCATTGGAAGAGCTGACGTGGACAAAATTATTCAAGAACCTCCTCACAAAAAAGggatggaagaaggaaaaaaactta TTAGAGAAGAGCATGAATCTACAGAGGAAGCAAATGAAGATGAGCCTATTAAAATCAAAAAGCGCAA gaaagatgaTAACAAAGATATTGATTCAGAGAAGGAGGCTGCTATGGAAGCTGAAATTAAAGCCGCCCGAGAGAGAGCCATTGTCCCTCTGGAGGCTCGGATGAAGCAATTCAAGGACATGCTTCTAGAAAGAGGG gtcTCTGCTTTTTCAACATGGGAGAAAGAGCTACACAAGATAGTTTTTGATCCTCGTTACTTACTTCTCAACccgaaagaaagaaaacag GTATTTGATCAGTATGTGAAAACCCGAGCAGAAGAAGAGcgcaaggagaagaaaaacaaaataatgcagGCCAAGGAGGATTTCAAGAAAATGATGGAAGAAGCAAAGATTAATCCAAG AACTACTTTTAGTGAATTTGCAGCCAAGCATGCTAAAGACTCGAGATTCAAGGCAATTGAAAAGATGAAAGATCGAGAGGCCTTGTTTAATGAGTTTATCACAGCggcaagaaagaaggaaaaagaagattcGAAGACCAGAGGCGAGAAG ATCAAAATGGACTTCTTTGAGCTACTGGCTAATCACCACCTGGACAGTCAGTCTCGCTGGAGCAAAGTGAAGGACAAAGTAGAGACTGACCCCCGTTACAAAGCAGTAGATAGCTCTTCACAGAGGGAAGACCTTTTCAAACAGTACATAGAAAAAATAGCTAAG AATTTagattctgaaaaagaaaaggagctggaaaGACAAGCCCGCATCGAGGCAAGCTTGCGTGAACGAGAAAGGGAAGTGCAGAAAGCTCGTTCAGAGCAAACCAAGGAAATCGATAGAGAACGCGAGCAGCACAAACGGGAGGAGGCCATACAGAACTTCAAGGCGCTTCTGTCTGACATG GTGCGTTCTTCAGACGTGTCGTGGTCTGATACCAGAAGGACTTTACGCAAAGATCATCGATGGGAATCTGGCTCCTTGctagaaagagaagagaaagagaagctcTTTAATGAACATATTGAAGCACTTACCAAAAAGAAGAGGGAACACTTTAGGCAACTTCTGGATGAAACCTCAGCG ATAACTTTAACATCAACatggaaagaagtaaaaaaaatcattaaagaagATCCAAGGTGCATTAAATTTTCTTCGAGTGACAGG aaaaaacaaagggaGTTTGAAGAATACATTAGAGACAAATACATTACTGCCAAAGCTGACTTCCGAACGCTATTGAAAGAGACCAAATTTATAACGTACAG ATCCAAAAAGTTGATCCAGGAGTCAGATCAGCACCTGAAGGATGTAGAGAAGATATTGCAGAACGACAAGCGGTATCTGGTACTCGACTGCGTGCCAGAAGAGAGACGCAAGCTCATTGTGTCCTATGTAGATGACCTGGACCGCCGAGGCCCACCCCCACCGCCCACCGCCTCTGAGCCCACCAGACGAACAACAAAATAG
- the TCERG1 gene encoding transcription elongation regulator 1 isoform X5: MAERGGGGGGAGAGGGEGEAAAERYGSELRMAQQQALRFRGPAPPPNAVMRGPPPLMRPPPPFGMMRGPPPPPRPPFGRPPFDPNMPPMPPPGGIPPPMGPPHLQRPPFMPPPMGSMPPPPGMMFPPGMPPVTAPGTPAMPPAEEIWVENKTPDGKVYFYNARTRESAWTKPDGVKVIQQSELTPMLAAQAQAQAQAQAQAVGASTPTTSSPASVASPSTSSSTQSSTTATTTTATSVSQTISSVAMMQIVSCPYVKTVATTKTGVLPGMAPPIVPMIHPQVAIAASPATLAGATAVSEWTEYKTADGKTYYYNNRTLESTWEKPQELKEKEKMEEKIKEPIKEPTEEPLPMETEEEEPKEEPIKELIKEEPKEEEMTEEEKAAQKAKPVATTPIPGTPWCVVWTGDERVFFYNPTTRLSMWDRPDDLIGRADVDKIIQEPPHKKGMEEGKKLIREEHESTEEANEDEPIKIKKRKKDDNKDIDSEKEAAMEAEIKAARERAIVPLEARMKQFKDMLLERGVSAFSTWEKELHKIVFDPRYLLLNPKERKQVFDQYVKTRAEEERKEKKNKIMQAKEDFKKMMEEAKINPRTTFSEFAAKHAKDSRFKAIEKMKDREALFNEFITAARKKEKEDSKTRGEKIKMDFFELLANHHLDSQSRWSKVKDKVETDPRYKAVDSSSQREDLFKQYIEKIAKNLDSEKEKELERQARIEASLREREREVQKARSEQTKEIDREREQHKREEAIQNFKALLSDMVRSSDVSWSDTRRTLRKDHRWESGSLLEREEKEKLFNEHIEALTKKKREHFRQLLDETSAITLTSTWKEVKKIIKEDPRCIKFSSSDRKKQREFEEYIRDKYITAKADFRTLLKETKFITYRSKKLIQESDQHLKDVEKILQNDKRYLVLDCVPEERRKLIVSYVDDLDRRGPPPPPTASEPTRRTTK; the protein is encoded by the exons GCGACCACCTCCGCCTTTTGGTATGATGCGAGGTCCTCCTCCACCACCTCGCCCCCCTTTTGGACGTCCTCCCTTTGATCCAAACATGCCTCCGATGCCACCTCCAGGAGGGATCCCTCCACCAATGGGACCTCCGCATTTACAG AGACCACCATTTATGCCTCCTCCCATGGGTAGCATGCCACCACCTCCCGGTATGATGTTCCCTCCAGGAATGCCGCCTGTCACTGCCCCTGGAACACCAGCCATGCCCCCAGCTGAAGAAATCTGGGTAGAAAACAAAACTCCAGATGGCAAG GTCTATTTCTATAACGCGCGTACACGTGAGTCAGCGTGGACTAAGCCAGACGGGGTCAAAGTTATCCAGCAGTCGGAGCTGACGCCGATGCTGGCTGCCCAAGCCCAGGCCCAGGCACAAGCCCAGGCCCAAGCAGTAGGTGCCTCCACACCAACCACCAGTAGTCCTGCATCTGTGGCCTCTCCATCCACATCCTCGAGTACTCAGTCCTCCACAACCGCTACCACAACCACAGCCACTTCCGTTTCACAGACGATTTCCA GTGTAGCAATGATGCAAATAGTCAGCTGCCCGTATGTAAAGACAGTCGCTACCACCAAGACCG gtGTCTTGCCAGGCATGGCCCCTCCCATTGTACCGATGATCCATCCTCAGGTCGCTATTGCCGCTTCACCTGCTACCTTGGCTGGAGCAACAGCAGTCTCTGAGTGGACAGAGTACAAAACAGCAGATGGAAAAACTTACTATTATAACAATAGGACTTTGGAGTCAACGTGGGAAAAACCccaagaactgaaagaaaaag aaaaaatggaagagaagattAAAGAGCCAATTAAAGAACCTACGGAGGAGCCTTTACCAATGGAGACAGAAGAAGAAGAGCCAAAAGAAGAACCTATAAAAGAACTTATAAAGGAG GAgccaaaagaggaagaaatgactgaagaagaaaaagcgGCTCAGAAGGCCAAGCCGGTTGCAACCACTCCTATTCCAGGGACCCCCTG GTGTGTGGTGTGGACTGGTGATGAGCGTGTGTTCTTCTACAACCCTACCACTCGACTTTCTATGTGGGACCGACCAGACGACCTCATTGGAAGAGCTGACGTGGACAAAATTATTCAAGAACCTCCTCACAAAAAAGggatggaagaaggaaaaaaactta TTAGAGAAGAGCATGAATCTACAGAGGAAGCAAATGAAGATGAGCCTATTAAAATCAAAAAGCGCAA gaaagatgaTAACAAAGATATTGATTCAGAGAAGGAGGCTGCTATGGAAGCTGAAATTAAAGCCGCCCGAGAGAGAGCCATTGTCCCTCTGGAGGCTCGGATGAAGCAATTCAAGGACATGCTTCTAGAAAGAGGG gtcTCTGCTTTTTCAACATGGGAGAAAGAGCTACACAAGATAGTTTTTGATCCTCGTTACTTACTTCTCAACccgaaagaaagaaaacag GTATTTGATCAGTATGTGAAAACCCGAGCAGAAGAAGAGcgcaaggagaagaaaaacaaaataatgcagGCCAAGGAGGATTTCAAGAAAATGATGGAAGAAGCAAAGATTAATCCAAG AACTACTTTTAGTGAATTTGCAGCCAAGCATGCTAAAGACTCGAGATTCAAGGCAATTGAAAAGATGAAAGATCGAGAGGCCTTGTTTAATGAGTTTATCACAGCggcaagaaagaaggaaaaagaagattcGAAGACCAGAGGCGAGAAG ATCAAAATGGACTTCTTTGAGCTACTGGCTAATCACCACCTGGACAGTCAGTCTCGCTGGAGCAAAGTGAAGGACAAAGTAGAGACTGACCCCCGTTACAAAGCAGTAGATAGCTCTTCACAGAGGGAAGACCTTTTCAAACAGTACATAGAAAAAATAGCTAAG AATTTagattctgaaaaagaaaaggagctggaaaGACAAGCCCGCATCGAGGCAAGCTTGCGTGAACGAGAAAGGGAAGTGCAGAAAGCTCGTTCAGAGCAAACCAAGGAAATCGATAGAGAACGCGAGCAGCACAAACGGGAGGAGGCCATACAGAACTTCAAGGCGCTTCTGTCTGACATG GTGCGTTCTTCAGACGTGTCGTGGTCTGATACCAGAAGGACTTTACGCAAAGATCATCGATGGGAATCTGGCTCCTTGctagaaagagaagagaaagagaagctcTTTAATGAACATATTGAAGCACTTACCAAAAAGAAGAGGGAACACTTTAGGCAACTTCTGGATGAAACCTCAGCG ATAACTTTAACATCAACatggaaagaagtaaaaaaaatcattaaagaagATCCAAGGTGCATTAAATTTTCTTCGAGTGACAGG aaaaaacaaagggaGTTTGAAGAATACATTAGAGACAAATACATTACTGCCAAAGCTGACTTCCGAACGCTATTGAAAGAGACCAAATTTATAACGTACAG ATCCAAAAAGTTGATCCAGGAGTCAGATCAGCACCTGAAGGATGTAGAGAAGATATTGCAGAACGACAAGCGGTATCTGGTACTCGACTGCGTGCCAGAAGAGAGACGCAAGCTCATTGTGTCCTATGTAGATGACCTGGACCGCCGAGGCCCACCCCCACCGCCCACCGCCTCTGAGCCCACCAGACGAACAACAAAATAG
- the TCERG1 gene encoding transcription elongation regulator 1 isoform X4 translates to MAQQQALRFRGPAPPPNAVMRGPPPLMRPPPPFGMMRGPPPPPRPPFGRPPFDPNMPPMPPPGGIPPPMGPPHLQRPPFMPPPMGSMPPPPGMMFPPGMPPVTAPGTPAMPPAEEIWVENKTPDGKVYFYNARTRESAWTKPDGVKVIQQSELTPMLAAQAQAQAQAQAQAVGASTPTTSSPASVASPSTSSSTQSSTTATTTTATSVSQTISTPTTQDQTPSSGVSVATPSVSVSTSAPSATPVQTVPQPVPQTLPPAVPHAVPQPTAAIPAFPPVMVPPFRVPLPGMPIPLPGVAMMQIVSCPYVKTVATTKTGVLPGMAPPIVPMIHPQVAIAASPATLAGATAVSEWTEYKTADGKTYYYNNRTLESTWEKPQELKEKEKMEEKIKEPIKEPTEEPLPMETEEEEPKEEPIKELIKEEPKEEEMTEEEKAAQKAKPVATTPIPGTPWCVVWTGDERVFFYNPTTRLSMWDRPDDLIGRADVDKIIQEPPHKKGMEEGKKLIREEHESTEEANEDEPIKIKKRKKDDNKDIDSEKEAAMEAEIKAARERAIVPLEARMKQFKDMLLERGVSAFSTWEKELHKIVFDPRYLLLNPKERKQVFDQYVKTRAEEERKEKKNKIMQAKEDFKKMMEEAKINPRTTFSEFAAKHAKDSRFKAIEKMKDREALFNEFITAARKKEKEDSKTRGEKIKMDFFELLANHHLDSQSRWSKVKDKVETDPRYKAVDSSSQREDLFKQYIEKIAKNLDSEKEKELERQARIEASLREREREVQKARSEQTKEIDREREQHKREEAIQNFKALLSDMVRSSDVSWSDTRRTLRKDHRWESGSLLEREEKEKLFNEHIEALTKKKREHFRQLLDETSAITLTSTWKEVKKIIKEDPRCIKFSSSDRKKQREFEEYIRDKYITAKADFRTLLKETKFITYRSKKLIQESDQHLKDVEKILQNDKRYLVLDCVPEERRKLIVSYVDDLDRRGPPPPPTASEPTRRTTK, encoded by the exons GCGACCACCTCCGCCTTTTGGTATGATGCGAGGTCCTCCTCCACCACCTCGCCCCCCTTTTGGACGTCCTCCCTTTGATCCAAACATGCCTCCGATGCCACCTCCAGGAGGGATCCCTCCACCAATGGGACCTCCGCATTTACAG AGACCACCATTTATGCCTCCTCCCATGGGTAGCATGCCACCACCTCCCGGTATGATGTTCCCTCCAGGAATGCCGCCTGTCACTGCCCCTGGAACACCAGCCATGCCCCCAGCTGAAGAAATCTGGGTAGAAAACAAAACTCCAGATGGCAAG GTCTATTTCTATAACGCGCGTACACGTGAGTCAGCGTGGACTAAGCCAGACGGGGTCAAAGTTATCCAGCAGTCGGAGCTGACGCCGATGCTGGCTGCCCAAGCCCAGGCCCAGGCACAAGCCCAGGCCCAAGCAGTAGGTGCCTCCACACCAACCACCAGTAGTCCTGCATCTGTGGCCTCTCCATCCACATCCTCGAGTACTCAGTCCTCCACAACCGCTACCACAACCACAGCCACTTCCGTTTCACAGACGATTTCCA CACCTACCACACAAGACCAGACCCCGAGTTCGGGTGTTTCAGTTGCCACACCATCAGTCAGTGTTTCAACCTCTGCTCCTTCTGCTACACCTGTGCAGACTGTACCCCAGCCAGTCCCACAGACATTGCCTCCTGCAGTTCCTCATGCAGTACCTCAACCAACTGCAGCAATTCCTGCTTTTCCACCAGTAATGGTACCTCCATTTCGTGTCCCCCTTCCTGGCATGCCTATTCCACTTCCAG GTGTAGCAATGATGCAAATAGTCAGCTGCCCGTATGTAAAGACAGTCGCTACCACCAAGACCG gtGTCTTGCCAGGCATGGCCCCTCCCATTGTACCGATGATCCATCCTCAGGTCGCTATTGCCGCTTCACCTGCTACCTTGGCTGGAGCAACAGCAGTCTCTGAGTGGACAGAGTACAAAACAGCAGATGGAAAAACTTACTATTATAACAATAGGACTTTGGAGTCAACGTGGGAAAAACCccaagaactgaaagaaaaag aaaaaatggaagagaagattAAAGAGCCAATTAAAGAACCTACGGAGGAGCCTTTACCAATGGAGACAGAAGAAGAAGAGCCAAAAGAAGAACCTATAAAAGAACTTATAAAGGAG GAgccaaaagaggaagaaatgactgaagaagaaaaagcgGCTCAGAAGGCCAAGCCGGTTGCAACCACTCCTATTCCAGGGACCCCCTG GTGTGTGGTGTGGACTGGTGATGAGCGTGTGTTCTTCTACAACCCTACCACTCGACTTTCTATGTGGGACCGACCAGACGACCTCATTGGAAGAGCTGACGTGGACAAAATTATTCAAGAACCTCCTCACAAAAAAGggatggaagaaggaaaaaaactta TTAGAGAAGAGCATGAATCTACAGAGGAAGCAAATGAAGATGAGCCTATTAAAATCAAAAAGCGCAA gaaagatgaTAACAAAGATATTGATTCAGAGAAGGAGGCTGCTATGGAAGCTGAAATTAAAGCCGCCCGAGAGAGAGCCATTGTCCCTCTGGAGGCTCGGATGAAGCAATTCAAGGACATGCTTCTAGAAAGAGGG gtcTCTGCTTTTTCAACATGGGAGAAAGAGCTACACAAGATAGTTTTTGATCCTCGTTACTTACTTCTCAACccgaaagaaagaaaacag GTATTTGATCAGTATGTGAAAACCCGAGCAGAAGAAGAGcgcaaggagaagaaaaacaaaataatgcagGCCAAGGAGGATTTCAAGAAAATGATGGAAGAAGCAAAGATTAATCCAAG AACTACTTTTAGTGAATTTGCAGCCAAGCATGCTAAAGACTCGAGATTCAAGGCAATTGAAAAGATGAAAGATCGAGAGGCCTTGTTTAATGAGTTTATCACAGCggcaagaaagaaggaaaaagaagattcGAAGACCAGAGGCGAGAAG ATCAAAATGGACTTCTTTGAGCTACTGGCTAATCACCACCTGGACAGTCAGTCTCGCTGGAGCAAAGTGAAGGACAAAGTAGAGACTGACCCCCGTTACAAAGCAGTAGATAGCTCTTCACAGAGGGAAGACCTTTTCAAACAGTACATAGAAAAAATAGCTAAG AATTTagattctgaaaaagaaaaggagctggaaaGACAAGCCCGCATCGAGGCAAGCTTGCGTGAACGAGAAAGGGAAGTGCAGAAAGCTCGTTCAGAGCAAACCAAGGAAATCGATAGAGAACGCGAGCAGCACAAACGGGAGGAGGCCATACAGAACTTCAAGGCGCTTCTGTCTGACATG GTGCGTTCTTCAGACGTGTCGTGGTCTGATACCAGAAGGACTTTACGCAAAGATCATCGATGGGAATCTGGCTCCTTGctagaaagagaagagaaagagaagctcTTTAATGAACATATTGAAGCACTTACCAAAAAGAAGAGGGAACACTTTAGGCAACTTCTGGATGAAACCTCAGCG ATAACTTTAACATCAACatggaaagaagtaaaaaaaatcattaaagaagATCCAAGGTGCATTAAATTTTCTTCGAGTGACAGG aaaaaacaaagggaGTTTGAAGAATACATTAGAGACAAATACATTACTGCCAAAGCTGACTTCCGAACGCTATTGAAAGAGACCAAATTTATAACGTACAG ATCCAAAAAGTTGATCCAGGAGTCAGATCAGCACCTGAAGGATGTAGAGAAGATATTGCAGAACGACAAGCGGTATCTGGTACTCGACTGCGTGCCAGAAGAGAGACGCAAGCTCATTGTGTCCTATGTAGATGACCTGGACCGCCGAGGCCCACCCCCACCGCCCACCGCCTCTGAGCCCACCAGACGAACAACAAAATAG